The stretch of DNA GAACAACCCAAAGTAAATTTCAAAGACAAATATACGGAATCATATCGAAGTACGCACCCAACAGCACCATTAGTCGTTCCTTGGGTTTCTGGGGTCATTTCGTAACGACCCCGTCATTTCTGCTAAGCAGAAACATAGCTGCTAAAAACTTTGTTTTCGCAAACTAGAGGATTTCCAGGCAAATATTGAATGGAACAAATTGTTCATCAGCTTCTTCAATTCTGAAGCCGATTTTCTGTCAATCGTGAGATCGTGCCATATTTGAGATGGTTCATACTGGTTAGCATAGACATTGTCTTATGAATACATTGTTTTGTTATCTAATGTATCATGTATGTGTAAGTTGATGTATCAAATGTGTAATTCCTATATAAATGCTCAGCaaagatcggtcgatcgatcaactCATTTTCAGAGTGATCATTCTTTTCTTTATTCTGACCTAGACAATGGTACTCAAAAGGCAACACTGTAAACTTACAATGTAATGGGATCTCTCCCAAATTTGGTTTTTAAGTCCGGTTGTTAGATGAATTTCCGCTgtttgtttaagagatgagagcttTTGTTAGTTAGACCAATTGAAATTTATACCTCTCAACTCTAAAAGAGTGTGAATCTCAAATATACTTAGACCTCTCCATTTGAGCGGTTTGGGCCGTCTCGGCTTAGGGTCCGCATTTTTTCCAAGCCTGTCTAGCCGCTCACTAGCCTGACCCAACCCGCCTCCTCGTCGGGCCGATACAAGATCCAAGATTTGCAGCCTTCCCAACCAAGTATAGGAAAAAATGGACCATCACGACCTGACTAATCCACCAGCCAGGCCTGAGTCATCCCAGTTTGGCTCGCCTCCCCCATAGGCCGATTTAGAGTAATCGACTCGGTAAGAGCTCTCTTACCCCCAACCATGAAGTTAAGGGCTCGATTTTCACCCGCGACTAAATGcgctcatttgaaaaaaaaaaattcttatttGGGCTCTGCCCGACCTGTCCCATCTCCTTAATGAGCTGGTTCACGGTCAGCTCGAGATGTGGTCAGGTACTCAGGTCTATGTTAAACGGATCCCCTACAACCCGATCCCTCGCTCTAATTAAAACACGTTCAGAAATTAATTTTAAATCCAAACCGCCAAATTTGTTAACCTTACATTTCCTATTCAAAATCAGCCGCCACATTTCTCATCTCTACTACTATCACCTTTCTCCGGCAACCACTTCACTTCTATTCCGTTATCCGGTAAGTTCCTATATTCAATCAATTCGTCTtctgtgagacggttttacactaATATTACTGTAAAACGGATCCACTAACAAAAATAAATATCGTTACAATATCCGTTTTACACAAATTCATCGGGAAGAGTGTAAGACCGTATTATACAAgaatttgtaatatttaataacgACCTCTTATTGGTcggaaaaagggtttagggtacgATTTTCCGAtactttctcaaaaccctaatgcaATTGTAATTGTCCCCTaaattatttcttttgtttttttgttagtGCTATTAAGGTATTAATGGACATTAACGATGTCGATGTTGATGAGGAGGATCTCGATTTCTCGAGGAATTACTTCCTGGCTAAAGAATTAGCAAGTTCAGCTAAAAAATCAGGACATAAGTTATCTGATATTGATCTTGTTTCTGAAGAGGTAATTGTTTGAATTTATCTTTAATTGTTGAATTTAATTTGATTGTTTGGTGCGATTTCGGCGAATTATTGGGATTGCATTGGTTGTTTGTGTGCTTGTGTAGGAGTTGAGAGCGGCGGTGGCTAATCTGAAGCCGAAACATGAGAAAGAAGTTAAGACTTTGATGGTTGGATATAAGAGTTTGTATAAGAAATGGTTGTTTGAATTGAGGTAGTTAATTTGTTGATTGATCTGATTTGTTGCATTGTTGATTTCTGATTTGGATAGAGCCGAAAACTTCGTGTTCTTTTGGTTATGGATTAGGATGGAATAATTCtcgcacaaataggattatacatccagttgtaccataaacattgtacaaccaaggtataagaatccgagcttatattatttaacataaagctcggatactttatcacaaagctcggattctacaccgtacaacatatacaactggttgtatagtccatgaattgtaATTCTCGTTGCAATTTTCATTTTTGGTCATGTGGAAACAACCTCCCTGTTTGTTAATGCAAGGGTAAGGGTGTATATCGAGTTAGGATTCTCTCAATTTCCTATCAGTGATTAGGATTTCGTGTCGGGTCAATATGGAAGCTCCATGTTCATTTGAGACACTTCTGTCAACTATTTGTCCAAATTAAATCATATCCACTATTAGTGCTTACTGTACATTGATCCCCTTTTAAATTTTACCCCGCCATTTGCTGGAGCCTTTTTGCCATCAGAGTGTCATCCGAAGAAAACTTGAACTAATAGAAGAAATAACATTTTTGAACTCTAGGATTTTTTGGAAGGAATGTTAAGCAGCATGTTCATATTGTTAAAAGGATTCAATACACTGCCAGTATCGGCATGCTTTCTCGAGAAAATCAGCAGATGTAGGATGTCATTTTGGAAGCCTTGCATAGGGTTTAGTGTGTGTGGCCTCTTTTGGTTTTCTGCTGGGTTTTCTCTTTAAGAGGTTGTTTGGTTAGTTGCCTGTTAAGTCTTGATTCATGGGAAGTAGAAATTTCCCTGAATTGATTAAACATGATGTTGTTTGATTGCCCATTTCATGGGAATTAGAATTTCCCGAGGAACTCTAATTCCTACATAATGTAGGAAGTCATTTACCTAGCCCCCTAGGTAAGTGCAAGTTCCCACATGAATTCATTTGTCATGGATGAATAAATTGGGTATAATTCATTTGTAAAAAACACATACTTGCCAATCAAGAAATAATGGTGTTTATTTTGATATATTTTTTATTGACTAATTTTAAGCTGGTTTTAGCTGTAACCAGGAACATCTATCGTGCCAAACTACAGTTTCAGCATTCGTATGAGTTTATTCTAACCCTTTGATTTGCATTTTGTATGGTATCAGATGTGGGTTTGGCCTTCTTATGTATGGTTTTGGATCGAAAAAGGCCTTAATTGAGGATTTTGCTTCAACAACATTGAAGGAGTTTTCGGTGCTTGTCATCAATGGTTATCTACAATCAGTAAATATCAAACAGGTGATGTTACTGCaaatttagattttttttttctgagCAAACTCGCTTATTCTGTCAGAAGAGATTTGTTGAAAATCTTTATAACTCGTTTCAAAAGCGGGATAAGCTGTTACTAAATAATCTAACTTGCAGGTTATCATTGCGGTGGCTGAACTCTTTATGGAGGAAGTAAAATTAAACCGGAAAGCCGCAGGAAGCTATCCAAAGCTTCAGCAACCATTTAATTCTAAATCCATGGATGATTTGCTTGCTTTTCTAAATGGATATGGGGAAAACAAGAGTGATAAATTTGTCTGTATTCTGGTTCATAACATCGATGGACCTGGGTTACGGGACTCTGAAAGTCAACAATATCTTGCACGGTTGGCCGCTTGTGCTCATGTTCGAATGGTTGCTTCCATTGATCATGTGAATGCAACTTTGTGTAAGCACTCTCACCTTCGCTACTATTTGGACTAAAGAGTTAAGATAGGTGTACAAAAACATGGTACCTATTCATATAATATAATGTGAATCTGAAATAATCATACCAGTAGAATGCATTTCGACTACTATTTCTTATTTACGTGCTCTCTGTCTATTGTTTTCCTAAATTATTTCTTTTATAGGAAAATAGAAGCAACTGGTGGGTGTTTGGTACTTCTTTTTCATGAAGTAGCAGATGGTTGTCCCAATGTCGGCTTAACGTTACTTGGATACCAGTAGCCACCTTTGCTGCTAATCACGTTTTCTATCCTGTAATTAACTTCACCGTCGTTTTTGGCATTGCAAATATATTAGACAAGAATGGTTATATCATCTCTGTGTCATCCCTATAGATCAAGTTGAAGCAACCAATGGCGTACTTCAACTGGGATTTCTGGTTTATCCGTGTCTGATCTATATTTTAGCGGATTTAATGCACATGACTACTGTAAACAGAGAATTTTTTCAGTTGGATATTAGAGAGTTGTTACTTGGCTCTAATGACTTGTTCTTGCAGTATGGGATAAGAAAATGGTGCACACACAGTTCAACTGGTGCTGTCATCACATCCctaccttcgcgccatacaaggtTGAAACAACATTCTTCCCATTAATTCTTGCAAATGCTGGTAGTGCTCAAAGTGCCAAAACTGCTGCTATAGTTCTCCAAAGTTTAACCCCTAATGCTCAGAGTGTATTTAAAGTTCTCGCTGATTTTCAATTGGCTCATCCAGACGAAGAAGGTAAATACTAAATAGCTTCTTTTGAACTAAGATAACACATATTTTCGCTGAGTTGGTCTCATGACGAGTGATGACCAATACATTAGCTACATTCTTAATTTTGGTTTTCAGTGGGTTAGTGCCTTAGGGTACGTGGGCAAGATATTTTTTTCGACTATctagatgaagaagatgaatgacTTCTTCTGAACTAACAGACAGTCAGACACAAAGTATCATATGCGAGTATGAGACGGTCTAATGATATGATTATCATGAGATTAATTCACACAGTGCGGTAGATACTTAGTAAATGGGCTTGTTTGACATGATATTAATTTGAGACGGTCTCTCAGGAGAAGACTAACTGTGGGTTTCAGGGCGATTCAAGTATATAATAAATCCTTTTATCTTGCAGGGATGCCAGTAAACGATTTGTATACAGTGTGTCGTGAGCGGTTCCTGGTCAGTAGTCAGGTCACCCTGAACTCCCATCTAACAGAGTTTAAAGATCACGAGTTAGTCAAGACGAGAAAACACTCTGACGGTCAAGATTGTTTGTACGTTCCTCTCTCCAGTGAAGCTATTGAGAAACTGTTAATTGAGATTAGTCAGTAGATTGCTGCCATGAACACTAATTTGCTGTATTTGCCCATGTCTCTTGTAATGATAACTTGGCTTCTGAAGCAAATTCTGTCACAATTTCTTCATTatttgtattttataaatttttatttttatgaatgAACTTGAGAAAATGATTATAACTATACTTGGCAAAATTGACTCGTCCCAATGACTCGGTCCGAATAAGCCGACTCGTACTTAACATGCCAATGGGGACCCGAGTTTGACCCGTAACCTGAATTGACCCGGTTAATATGATCCGACTGAAATGTTTATTGTTTCATGCATTCCATTATCCCTAAATAACATGATAACAACAAACCCGAATTGACATGTCCCAACACGATCTGACAATCTGACCTGAATCCCGAATTCCTGTTAAACCTAAAAATGGCCTGACCCAAATGCACGCAACCCAGTTAACCCGTTTGTCAAGTCTAATTATATCTCCATTtgtcaaaaagaaaagaaataagaaaGAACAAGATGACTGCCCACCAAATTATAATCACTCGCAATTAGTCTCTGTAGACgagcaataggtcttggtatagacgggtggggcgaacagacgggtaaagacctctaataaaatgggtaggagggacaaggtggggcacccccatgtgcttcccattttatgacaaatgggtattttgtgaggggaaatggtatccgtctatacgtatagacggatagtgtccgtctataatgagaatttgtggtagACGAGTCTGTCTAAAGTACCAACTCCGACGTCCTACTTCTCCACTTTCCAATCATAAATTTGGTTGTTATTAGTCATTAACAAACTCAATAATATTTCTTGTTAGTCACTTTTTTGTTTTTTATGGCAGCTGTTAGTCACTTTCAAATACTCAAATAATTTAGAATCAAAACGATGTTAATCCCAATCAAATCTAATTACTAACAAAATATATCATGAATCAGCAATTTATTTAACAATATGTCTTGTTTAAAATCGTCTTTTTAAGTTAAAACTTCTCACAAGTCACACATGCCTCCTCTTATTTTTGCTTCATTAAAATCGTTTGGGGTGCTATCTAAAGTCTTAAACTCTAAACTTAGGATGGTTTTAACCAAGAATTTAGTTTCCCAGTTCCCACCTCTTCACTTAGAATCAAAACGATGATAATCCCAATCAAAATCTTAATTACTAACAAAATATATCATGAATCAAGATAagcaatttatttatttaacaATATGTCTTGTTTAAGattgtactccctccattttttaatatatgacgttttcCTTTTTTCGAGgcgagcctttgactttaatatctacaaaaatatatttggtaaaaaattataaaaattatatcattaaattccttatgaaaaactcttttatatgagtatacatatcactatatttaaacatataatttgagagatattgaagagagaagtgtgtatctcgaaatgtgagaaagtcatatataggaAAATAGAGGGAGTATCTTTTTAAGTTAAAACCTCTCACAAGTCACACATCCCTCCTCTTATTTTTGCTTCATTTAAATGGTTTGGAGTGTTATCTAAAGTCTAAACTCTAAACTTAAGATGGTTTCAACCGAGAATTTGGTTTCCCAGATCCTACCTCTTCACTTACAAGTTACAATCCCATACATAACAAACTTTTTTTTCTCACTTAACTGAATCACACCACACCATTGACCATACCACTCAACTCAACCAAACCAATCGTTGACCATGGAGGAAAAGAAGAAAATACTGGTAACCGGATCATCCGGTTACCTAGGCGGTCACCTATGCCACGCATTACTCAACCATGGTTACGCCGTCCGAGCTCTAGTCCGCCGTACCAGCAACGTCTCCGCTCTTCCGCCCTCGCAAACGCCGTCATTTGAGCTCTTTTACGGCGACATTACTGATTTTCCTTCTCTCCTCGCCGCCGCTTCCGGTTTccaattcatcatccactctgCCGCCGTTGTCGAACCTTGGCTTCCTGATCCTTCCCGATTTTTCAGTGTATTTACTCTctccgtctcagtcaattgtttaatattttttaattaattttttagaATTGTTGCTTAAGTCAGCTTATATTCAGTAATTATTGCGTGAGACGGTCTGACTCCTtccgtctcagtcaattgtttaatattttttaattattttctttttAGAATTCTTGCTTTTAAGTCAGCTTATATTCAGTAATGATTGTGTGAGACGGTCTGACTCTCCCTGAGACGGTCATACTATGCTAAAAGACGATTCATTTATTAGTGAgaaatgatttttttttactgAAATGGATCGTCTCACAGCGTGACACCGTTTTACCTTGTAACTATGGTGCTAGTCTATAGATAATGTGAGAAATTGAGTGGTAAATGTGTTTTTAGTGGATTATTTactgttttttttgttgttgttattggtaGGTTAATGTAGGTGGATTGAAGAATGTGATTCAAGTTTGCAAGGAAACTAATTCAATCGAGAAGATCGTTTATACGTCGTCGTTTTTTGCTCTTGGTCCTAGTCGTGCTGGTGCGATTGCGGACGAGAATCAAGTAATTTGTCTTACTGAACTAATTGCTCTTGGTCGTACTCATGCTGGTGTGATTTTCCGATGGAACTTAAGACTCATTGTTATTTAGATTATATTACGACGAATTAAAGCATATGTCTTACTAAACTGATTGCTCCTGTTGTTgacattgttgttgttgttgttgttgttgttgttgttgttgttgttgttgttgttgttgttgttatggaTAGAGGTAGCTTTAGTTTGCTTCCGCGTTGTTTGGGATGGAGGCAGTGGAGGAGCCAGAATCATTTACCTGTGGGGTCTATTCTAATGTAATTGTTATTCATATCTTATTACGGGGTCTTAAAGACaaaattttcaaaacaaacaaATATTAATGATAAAAATCGTCAATTAACCCCACTACTCTATATGTGGGTACGCCATTGGATGAAGGTAATGTAAAAGTTGGAGAAGTTACATACACACCCTTTAAAAAGCGCTTAGCTCGACTGTTGCTTCGTGCTCACTTGAAAATTATGGAGTAAATTCTTTGTTGGAGAATGATGCTAAATACAGGAAGTGTTTTGTAGATGTGCATGTTTGATGTATATATTGATGTTCTTCTAGGTACATCCGGAGAAATATTTTTGTTCAGAGTATGAGAGATCAAAGGCTGCAGCTGATAAGATTGCATTGCAAGCGGCATCAGAAGGGGTTCCAATTGTGGTGATGTACCCTGGAGTTATCTATGGTTCTGGAAAGCTCACTACAGGAAACATTGTCGCAAAATTGGTGAGTCAGAGTCTTTGAGTTTCAGATTACTTGAATTTTTCGTGTAGTTTGGTGTCAGCCAGTGTACTGTCATAAGGAATGGTTGCTGGCTTATTTACAGAGATATATACCGTCATCAAAATGGTTCACCGAATTACCAGTTCTTTTTTATTATGAGTTGCAGACTTTTAGTAATTCGAGGCAATTTCTCACCGCAGTTTTCATCAGGAGTCATctagaaaaaagagaaacaaAGTTTAACGCAACGTACAACTTAATCCCCTCCTCCTACCTTGGCATTTGCGGAAACCTGAGGTGTTGGGATAATGTTGTAGTTAGTGTATAAAAAATACTTAAGGGTGTatttggattgagtgatttgaagggaaaagaaaggaagggagagtaggggatttaaaatcccttgtttggataacaaatgaGGGTGAAGGGAAATGAAGGTGGAGAGATTTGAAGGGAttcaatttccctcctccaaggcaaatcaaaatctctccacaataggcaagatttggagggaaattgtatccaaacacccacaccccaTTCCCCCTGCCCTTCCCtttccttctctccctttcccttatctccttccccctcccctccctttccctccacttttgctatccaaacacaccggtgagtttctcaaactcgtttccttaagggtgtgtttggagggaaaagaaagggagggagagtaggggatttaaatcccttgtttggatagcaaatgagggtggagggaaatgaagggggagagatttggagggatcgaATTtccctccaagcctaatcaaaatctttccacgataggcaagatttggaaagaaattgtatccaaacaaccacactccattccccctcccctccccttcccttcccttccctacttccccctcccctccctttccctccaaatctctccccctccatttccctccaccctcatttcctatccaaacaagggattttaaatcccctattccccctccctttcttttccctccaaatcacccaatccAAGattccaaacacaccctaaatgtCACTTAAACGTCGTAAATAGAGGGGAACTTATTTCTATGAGAACGTATGTGTTATACGGAACTATATTGCTCACAGTTTCCAAACTTTCCTCTCAAAGATGAGTTACTGCATGTTCTGAAGTCTGAACTACTTTAATATTGTTCTGTTGCAAAGGACTATAAGATTTGAACTGATTCTAATTTTTCCGCTTTCCTGGGCGAGGGTAATATAACTCTCAGGAGTCCCAGTTATGCAAATACATTAAAACCAGTGTTCATTCTATTCTAACCGTTGAACGCCTTTTGTGTTCTGCCTCCTGGAGATAGACTCATCGAATTTATATTTCTGCCTGTCAGCTAATAGAACGCTTTAATTGGCGACTACCTGGTTATTTTGGACAAGGAAATGACAAATTTTCTTTTAGTCATATTGATGATGTGGCGGACGGACATATATCAGCTATTAAGAAAGGCCGAGTAGGTGAAAGATATTTGCTTACAGGAGAGAATGCATCATTCAAGCATGTTTTTGATGCTGCAGCTATCCTTACTAATACGAGCAAGCCACGATTTGGTATTCCCTTTTTCGCAATTGAGGCATATGCATGGGTTTGCGTTCTATTCTCTCGGATTACTGGAAAATTGCCATTGCTCAGCCCACCGGTATGTCATTTATCCTTTAAATTCATGTTTTAGTTTTTCATTTGCCTTTTCAGTACGAAACCTATTCTACTGAACAAATTCGCCACCTTAAATTTGTCTTGTGTTCTTTGCGAAACAGACTTGTGTTTAACAAATCGGGTCTTGTAAGGTTTGTGTTCGTGATGAACAATAGGTCATCAGTCACTTAAATCCGAACACAACTCAAGCATATAAGCAGGTCGTACTCAAACACGACCTCTTTATTTACCAGACCAATGTAACATGTAAGTTGTCGAATACTCGAACCCATATGTATATTGTAGGTCAAATGGTAGCTACTCAGTGGTTAAGGTTTCTAGTTAACCTGTTTAATTCAGACTTGGTAATgataaccaagtggtgttagtccaatggtagccgggttaaaccttgaagcttgcagaaatgcaggagttgagaggtcccaggtTCAGGTTCGACtatcgactaccagctggggcgatgatcacttggccactgcagcccccccCGAAGGgagtggcttacatggtccatgtggtggtgcgggaatgcatgggcccgggggtgtgttcaaccccctcgtcatcaaaaaaaaaaaaaaaaaaagacttggTAATGATGCTAGTAGGGGTGTTCATGATCCGGTCCGGACCAGAAAATTGGACCGGACTGGAATCTAATGAACTGGAACAGGAATTAAAGATTCCGGTCCAAGCTTTctaagtgatggggcatattctgcacccgctgaccaagtcaacatattgagtggGGTCTCGGCATAGACATCCCGGTGATGACCTTTCGGCTACCGCCACTGGGTCTCGGATGGCAACCTACCGtaggggcacatacccgcgtactcacatccaagaaccctcggcatggagtcaaccaggctcgccggcctgccataggtccctcggccgagggtagatcagtctttccacctgctatgccacttggcccacttggccactacgtgacaaaaggtgaaagtctataaatactcctcaatcctcattgaggaggggatccagaatctaacctaagaaccacttaaattggtattatctctctcatctctctacaatacacgtaatcaagctacatactacttaatcacaataaggtcactgacttgagcgtcggagtgagtacgcttggcacaaagccaagccctcagtttgcttattgttgcaggagaggccgaggagagcagtcaaggctagaagaggcattattcgacaaagctagcgtggtaaacaaacctgcttcggaatccatacccggaacaattggcggcattcaatacaaaccgaggccttcgataaaggggcaggcgcTGGCAGACTTCTTGGCCGAATGCACGTATCAGGAAGAATCGTGTCCCGGCATgtgggaggtatataccgatggatcctccacaacgaacggctcgggagccggcatccttatcatcggcccaaacggggacgacccgagtacgctttgaagtttaccttctcgacctcaaacaacgaatccgaatatgaggcgtgATAACCGAATTGAGTTAGCCGAGCCGAGCGGCGGGcgtaacacatcattttgaaaacggactctctcttggtgactaaccaatacgaaggagagtacgaagctcgggacaatgggatggtaagatacctcgAAAAGGTAAGAGCCGAGACCTCAAAATTGAAGTCATTCAAAATGCGACACATccctgtgtccgagaacaaccggccgacgctctctcaaagcgcGATTCGACCATAAAGAATATCACCgcaccgtctttggtggacatcgagAACGCTAAAAGCATTGACGAAACCATCGGCATGGTGTGCGACGTGGAAGCCGAGACGACATGGATGAGTCCGATAAAGAGGTTTAAATCGACAAAATGAGTTCGGAGGACCGCATCTCTCacaaaagataaagaggatcgcaaagaaggtacttggtatttgaaggagagttatacagaggtccgtgacaaggccactctGAAATGTGTCGGTCCAACCGATGCAGAGCTAATACCGACGAAATACACGAAGGCATCTCGTGGTCATCACacgggggcaagaacactagcccacaaagctctccgagccggctacttcgcccaccatgcttgaagattccaaACAAAACCGTAAAATGCAACAATCGCCGATGCACGCTcctgatacacgcaccttcccgagactcgcAACCGTGCTTAATCCCCTTCCCTTTGCACAGTGgggaatggatctactagggccatttccaacggcatccggaggaagaaagttcctaatcgtcgccgtcgactacttcaccaaacgGGTTGAGGCGTGTGGCGGTGCTCGCGAAAACCgcgcggccgtaagaaaggtgatctgggaaaatgtcataactcgttttgggttaccccaagtcatggtgttcgaccatggccgagaattttggagtgacacaataatgagcgggaagaactcggcatcaaatttgcatactcctccgtccgccaccccgCAACGGACAAAGTGAGGCGACGAATAAaaaacgatcctcaacggcttgaagaagacaaatTGAAGACCTCgaaggaagatgggccgatgagctacccgACGTTCTATGGTCCCTCCGACCACGGAGAAAAAGAAGCAACGGGTGCGTCCTTTTCACCTAGTCTACGGTCCGGCGATCCCCgccgattgaagcaacggtgccaacattcagaacggccacttttaacccggatgaaaacgaggaaggcctaagaACCTCCCCGGACCtcggtcgaagaaagccgagatacggcacgcctcaacttagcaaagatatcgagccgaatgaaaagggcctacaaatcaagagtccacaaaagggacttaaaagtaggagatctggtcctaaggaagtcagccgccaccaacaaaggaaacatccatggcaagttgacggccaactcgggagggtccctacaaggtagttgaagaaatgaggcggcaCATACCGGCCGACGGACATGGGAGATatacctttgatgagccattgaacaccgacaatctcgtaaaatactttgtataacaaatgagttgcccaaaacaattgttggcaccccaatgcatattcatatctaatgaggagtcatccaagtttttcatcaaagtgttaatccaccccaATCGAAGGCATACTAACATATGTACACAAAGCAGACAGAGCCAAAACCTCGTCTCATCCCTACCTTTAACGGAATGACGGGGAcgagccgatatgctaacatatgtTCAACGGCGGCAAAACGTAAACTCCGTTGCCCCGAATCGGGCCGGGAAGAGACGAGTGAAACGCAAtcgcctcggcaaattaagaccgagcttaaagacgttaaacacagatgagata from Silene latifolia isolate original U9 population chromosome 10, ASM4854445v1, whole genome shotgun sequence encodes:
- the LOC141604738 gene encoding origin of replication complex subunit 2 — protein: MDINDVDVDEEDLDFSRNYFLAKELASSAKKSGHKLSDIDLVSEEELRAAVANLKPKHEKEVKTLMVGYKSLYKKWLFELRCGFGLLMYGFGSKKALIEDFASTTLKEFSVLVINGYLQSVNIKQVIIAVAELFMEEVKLNRKAAGSYPKLQQPFNSKSMDDLLAFLNGYGENKSDKFVCILVHNIDGPGLRDSESQQYLARLAACAHVRMVASIDHVNATLLWDKKMVHTQFNWCCHHIPTFAPYKVETTFFPLILANAGSAQSAKTAAIVLQSLTPNAQSVFKVLADFQLAHPDEEGMPVNDLYTVCRERFLVSSQVTLNSHLTEFKDHELVKTRKHSDGQDCLYVPLSSEAIEKLLIEISQ
- the LOC141604743 gene encoding uncharacterized protein LOC141604743, translating into MEEKKKILVTGSSGYLGGHLCHALLNHGYAVRALVRRTSNVSALPPSQTPSFELFYGDITDFPSLLAAASGFQFIIHSAAVVEPWLPDPSRFFSVNVGGLKNVIQVCKETNSIEKIVYTSSFFALGPSRAGAIADENQVHPEKYFCSEYERSKAAADKIALQAASEGVPIVVMYPGVIYGSGKLTTGNIVAKLLIERFNWRLPGYFGQGNDKFSFSHIDDVADGHISAIKKGRVGERYLLTGENASFKHVFDAAAILTNTSKPRFGIPFFAIEAYAWVCVLFSRITGKLPLLSPPTVNVLRHQWAYSCDKAKKELDYNPRSLKEGLEEMLPWLKSSGFIKY